The Ketogulonicigenium robustum nucleotide sequence AACATAACTCTGGTCGATGGATTTCATGGCCGACCGCCTGGGAGATGGCCGCCAGTTCCCGCTGCTGAACGTGTTGGATGACTTTAACCGTGAAGGGTTGGGCATGGAGGTGGATTTCTCGCTGCCTACCGAAAGGGTTATCCGCAGCCTCGACAGGATCATTGAGTGGCGCGGCAAGCCCGGCAGCATACGGGTCGACAACGGCCCGGAATACATCAGCGCGAAGCTGATGGAATGGGCCGAGAAGCGAGGAATAGCGATCCAGCACATCCAACCTCGCCAGCCCCAGCAGAACGCTTACATCGAGCGTTACAGCCGCACCGTCCGGCATGAATGGCGCAATCAATACATCATCAAAACCATCGAGGAGGCACAGGACTTCGCCACGCAATGGCTCTGGACTTACAACAACGACCGACCGAGCATGGGCATCAGCGGCATTAAACCCGCACAGAAACTGAAAATGGCCGCGTGAATTCTACGGATACGCCCCGCTAAAAAGGGGAGGATTACCGTGCCAGTGCACGGGCGTTGTTGCAGAAGTCAGGGCAAGAGCGAGCATGCCCTTTCCCCTTTGAGGTCAGGGCACGCGTTCGATCTCGGCGGAGCCGAGGGCATTGAAGCGGTTCATCAGCGCGACGCGGATATGGATTTCGGCGGTCTGGGTCGCGTGATGTGATGCGTTCGCCGAACGCCTTGAGGCACCTCATCTTCGCCTCGACCCGACTTCGGACGTGATAACCGGTCCAGCGCTTCCAAAGGGCTCGGCCCAGGCGTTGGGTCGCGCGCAGGATCTCATTGCGCGCGGTGGCGGCGGGGCAATCTTCCTTCCATCGTCGCCCGTTCTTGCGGATGGGGATGACTGCGGTGCCGCCGCGCGCCAGGATCGCCGTATGGCAGCGGCGGGTGTCGAAAGCACCATCTCCGGTCACAGTGCCGATCCGCTCATCGAGAGGGATCTGGTCCAGCAGATGCGGCAGAACGGGGCTGTCGCCCTTGTCGCTGGAGGTGAATTCTACCGCGCAGATATCACTGGTGGCGGTATCCATAGCCAGATGGACCTTGCGGTATTGGCGTCGGCGATGCGTGCCGTGTTTGCGCGCCAGCCATTCCCCATCGCCTAGGAACTTGATCCCTGTGCTGTCGACCAGCAGGTTCAGCGGACCTGGCGCACGGCGCTTCGTGATCTGAACCTCGATGGTTTTTTTGCCGCCGGCTCAGGGTGGAAAAGTCGGGGACGGGCCAGTCGAGCCCCGCCATCTACAGGATACTCGCCACCATCCCGGTCGTTTGCCGAAGCGGCAGCCCGAACAGAACCTTCACCATCAGACAGAATTGGACAGCGGCATCGCTGAACACTGGTGGCCGTCCATTGCGCCCGGTCTTCGGGGCGAGCCACTCCATGTCCTTGTCCAGCCAGATCAGAAGAGACCCTCGTCGCCGCAACGCATCGTTATAAGATTTCCAGTTCGTCGTGCGATAGCGGGCGGGATCAGGCAGGGTCGTGCCCGCTGATTAACCTCATGGATTCGTCGTGTGAATCACCCCGTGCCGCGGACTTCTGAAACAACGCCAATGTCAAAGGCGATCATCCCGCCCTATCCCAAATAAAAGCCTGAGGTCTCGCAAGCAACAATCGCACAAATTCTCACCCCGCTCGGCGGAACTCATCAGCGCCGCCATGACCTTGTAGCACTTCAGCCTGACCCCGATTCAACACGATATCTTCGGCGTTCTCGTGCTTACCAGCCATCCTCTGGTCCCTGTGAAAACCGGATACGCCGATCCCCAGGGGTGGAGCACTTCAGTTAGGGGTATTCAAGGCCAGCACCGAACAGGAAGACAAATCGCCCCCTGCCCGCAGAGCTGCATCGATGCTGACTATCGGGCGGGATCACCCTATCGCGCAACTCATATCTACGCGCCGATCAAGCGATCGACCGCGCGGTTGATCGTTGCATCTGTCAGACCTGCCGCCCGCAGATACCCGGCCGCGCCGCCAAATTCGACTGACACGGTTTTCAACACCCCCGACATGGCATCCGCAGGTGTGGCCAATAGCGTCGCCAGCAAACGCGGATCCGCCCCCCGTGAAAGTGCGTCTTCCCCTAACTTCTGGATAAACAGCGCACCATCCGTCGAGGTGCGCACATAATCCGCTATGATGTTTTCATCGGTGACATCCGCCAATGAGAGTAAAAGAGCGGCTATCATTCCCGTGCGATCCTTGCCCGCGGTGCAATGGAAAACAACCACCCCCTCGGGCGCATTTGCGATTGCATCGAACACTTCGGCAAATCGCGGCGCGGCAGCGGTCAGTGCCGCTTGGTAACGCGCACCTAGCGTGAAATCGGGGTCATCATGCATCGCCTGATCCGCCGGCGTCAGTTGAGAAAACAGCGGAATATGGATGTCCTGTATACCCACTGTCGACGAAAAGGGGCTGGGAGCCTCTGCCCGCTCTCGTGCTGTGCGCAGATCAATCACACTGGCCAACCCGCTGCGCATAGCGCGCTGTCCATCGCTTGTCAGTCCACGCATCGCACAGGCGCGGACGATACGTCCGTGCGCCGTATATCCGCCACTTTGACGCGCAATGCCACCCAAGTCCCTGATATTATGAACACCTGAGAGGTCGTTTGTGGTCACTTCCACCATATTCTTTCCTTGTTTTTGAAAATAAATCACCCCTCCCACCGCGACGCGGCAGGGCAAGGTTGAAACTGTTGTTGCGGTTAGTGTTTGGTCGCGCGCCGTATGCGTGGCAGCTTGGCCGGCAGAGCAACGCCTTCGGGCGGCGGAGGGTTGAACATTGCCGCGATCACGCCCACCATCGCCTCGATCACTTCATCCGCGTCATCGAAATCAATGCTCCCCCCGGTCAAGGTCGCTGATCGGATTGCATGTCGTATCATTTCACTCCGAAACCCAAGCGCGGCCACCAAGCGCAACGAGATCTGCGCATCACTCAGCCACGGAGCCGCGCGCGATAACGCGGCGACAAAGATGCGGTGATGCTCGATATCTTCGTGTAAGCTTAGGTAAAGTTCCGGTCGCGACGACATGGCCTGCATGCGTTGTGCGTAAACAAATATCTGGTGTTCGGAACGGGGGTCCAACCACATGCGTACCGACCGACTGACCAGCGCTCGTATCACCTCTGCTAGTGGAGC carries:
- a CDS encoding tyrosine-protein phosphatase, with the translated sequence MIYFQKQGKNMVEVTTNDLSGVHNIRDLGGIARQSGGYTAHGRIVRACAMRGLTSDGQRAMRSGLASVIDLRTARERAEAPSPFSSTVGIQDIHIPLFSQLTPADQAMHDDPDFTLGARYQAALTAAAPRFAEVFDAIANAPEGVVVFHCTAGKDRTGMIAALLLSLADVTDENIIADYVRTSTDGALFIQKLGEDALSRGADPRLLATLLATPADAMSGVLKTVSVEFGGAAGYLRAAGLTDATINRAVDRLIGA
- a CDS encoding TetR family transcriptional regulator; its protein translation is MSSVETRKRLINAACEVILTERSFEAVTQREVAKRANVPASVIGYHFGSFEGLCVAALQRAYLRLNSGRLNDLQSTVDKYRPAPAPLAEVIRALVSRSVRMWLDPRSEHQIFVYAQRMQAMSSRPELYLSLHEDIEHHRIFVAALSRAAPWLSDAQISLRLVAALGFRSEMIRHAIRSATLTGGSIDFDDADEVIEAMVGVIAAMFNPPPPEGVALPAKLPRIRRATKH